Below is a genomic region from Acidobacteriota bacterium.
CTGTGTGCGAAACACCCGGTAGCTGGTTTCGAGAAGCGCGGCCGCGACGTCCTTGGTGGTGGTCTTTCCCGCACTGCCCGTCACCGCTACGACGCGGGTGCGAGACTCGCGGCGAATCGCGCGGGCCAGCACCTGCAGCGCGCTGGTCGTATCGGCCACGTGGATCACCGCCGCGCCTGCCGCCACCTGCGGCGGTAGACACGACGGATCGGACACGACGAATCCTCCGGCGCCTGCCGCGCCGGCAGCTGCGATAAATCGATGCCCATCGAACCGGTCCCCGACAATCGCGAAGAAGACGTCCCCGGACCGAAGCGTGCGCGAATCGATTGAGAATCCGCCGATCGTCAAGTCGGGAGAGCCTGACACGAGCGTTCCGGACATGGCCCGTGCGATCGACGCGGCGGTGAGCTCGACGCGGCTGGCGGCCATCACACCCGCTCCTTGCGCCGGGTCCGCAGCGCGTCCTGGCCAACCACGACATCATCGAACGGGAGTTCCCGATCGCGAATGACCTGCGTCTTCTCGTGGCCCTTCCCCGCAATGACGATCACGTCACCGGGACCGGCATCGGCGATGGCGCGGGTGATCGCCGCGCGCCGGTCGGTCATGCGCATCCACGGCGTCGGTGTTCGTGCGCGGCCGTCGGCCGCGGCACCGGAGGCGAGGCGCGCCCGTTCCGCCGCTGGCGCGATGCCGCGCTCGATTTCGTCAATGATGGCGTCGGGATCTTCGGTTCGCGGATTGTCGGAGGTGATCACGACCAGGTCGCTCAGCCGGGCGGCCACCGCTCCCATCAGCGATCGCTTCGTGCGATCGCGATCGCCCCCGCACCCGAACACGGTGATCATCCTGGCCCGGGCCAGCGGGCGAACGGCCTCCAGCAGGTTCTTGAGCGCGTGCGCGTAGTCCACGATGACGACGACATCGTCTTCGGGGGCGCTGACGATCTGGAACCGGCCAGGCACCGCCGTCACCGCAGCCAGGCCGGCTTCGACCGCAGAGAGCGGCAATCCCAGGCCCACTCCCGTCGCGGCCGCCGCGAGCAGGTTGTAGAGGTTGAACCGGCCGGCCAGGCGCGAGTGGACGTGCATGGTGCCGGCGGGCGTACGCGCGTCGAAGGTCAGTCCCATCAGCGACGCGGGTGGCAATACCGGCATCACGTCGGCGTCGCGATCGACGGCGAACGTCACGACCGACTGCCGGCGATCGGCCAGGGAAGCCGCGCGCGGATCGTCGACATTGAGGACCGCCGGCGCCCCGGCCGGCAGCATCTCGAAGAGCCGGCGCTTCGCCGCGAAGTACGTGTCCATGTCGTGGTGGTAGTCGAGGTGGTCGCGCGTGAGGTTGGTGAACACGCCTGCGGCAAATCGGGTGTCGTCGACCCGCCGCTGGGCGAGCGCGTGGGACGACACTTCCATCGCGCATGCGCGGCAGTCTGCATCGACCATCTCGCGCAGCATGCGCTGGAGATCGACTGCCTCCGGCGTCGTGCGCGACGCCTCGTGCGCCTGGGGGCCAACGCGGTACTGCACCGTCCCCATCAACCCGCACGAAAGACCAGCCGCCTGCAGCACCTCGCGCACGAGATACGCCGTCGTGGTTTTGCCGTTGGTCCCCGTGATGCCCACGATCAGCAGGGCGCGGCTTGGATGCTGGAAGAAGGCCGAGGCCAGCACCGCCATGGCGAGCCGGGCGTCCCGCACCCGCACCCAGGGCGCCGACACCTCTGCAGGCCGCTCGCGCTCCGACACGACGGCGATCGCACCCTTGGCGACCGCCTGCGGCGCGAAGGCCGCACCATCAACGTGCTCCCCACCGACGCCCACGAACACGGCGCCGGGCACCACGTTCCGCGAGTCGTACTCGAGAGCCGCCACCTCGCGGCCGGCAGACTGCTCCGCACCCGAAGGAACGCCGGAACGGACCGTCAGGCCGCGCGCATCGATCGCGCCGATGAGTTCACGAAGCGTCATTGCGGCGACGACGACGGTGGCGGAACCATGACGCGCTCGAGCTTGAGCCGGCAGATGGTGTCGGGCTCGAGCAGGGTGCCAGGAGCGGGGTCTTGCTCGGTGACCACGCCGTCGCCGGTCAGCCGCGAAACGAGGCCCAGACGGGCGAGGCGATGGATCGCGTCCCGGGCGCCGAGGCCTCGCACGTCTGGCACAACTGGTGGGCCGGTGACCACGTCGAGGCCCGACGTGGACACCCGGTTCGTGGTCGGCATCATCGTCGGAACCGGTTCGGCGGCCGATGCGGTGACGACGATTGGCGGAACGGGATTGATGGTTCGCGGGACGCCCAGGTGCCGTAGCGCAGCCTCGGCGATCCGCTTGAAGACCGGCGCGGCGACGGAGCCGCCGTATATCGCGCCACGGTGCGGCGAGTCGATCACGACGATCGCGGCAAAGGCGGGCTGCCGCGACGGCACGAATCCGACAAACGATGCGTGGTACTCGGTCTTGGAGTACCGTCCATTCACGATCTTTGCGGCCGTGCCAGTCTTGCCGGCAATCGTGTAACCCGGGATCGCGGCCGCCTTCCCGGTGCCGCGCTCCACGACCTGTTCCATGATCGCAAGCAGTTCGGCGTACGTCTCCTTCGCAATCGTCCGGCGCAATTCGAGCGGCGTGACCTCGGTGCGAGACGAGCCCTGCCGCAACGCGCGAACCACGCGTGGCTGCACGAACACTCCTCCATTGGCGATCGAGGACACCGCGGCGGCCATCTGCAGCGGCGTCACCCCGACTTCGTACCCCATCGCGACAGAGGCGAGGGTGCTGTCGCTCCAGTGTCCGGGATCTGACACCATGCCGGACGTTTCCCCCTGCAAGTCGGGGCAGATGCGCGTGCCGAATCCGAACCGGTGGATGTACCGGCCGAATCGCTCGGACCCGAGACGCAGCCCGATCTTGATCGCTCCCACGTTGCTCGACTTCACGATGACGTCGGTGAAGCTGAGGACGCCGGACGCGTGAACGTCCTTGATTTCACGTGAGCCGACGTGGATGGCGCCGGCGCTGACATCGATCAGTTCGTCGGTACGGAACGCCTGTTCTTCGATGGCCGCCGAGGCGGTCACAACCTTGAATGTGGAGCCGGGCTCGTACAGTTCCTGCACACTGCGGTTGCGGCGGTCCTCTTCCCTGGAGGCGTTATAGGCGTTGGGGTTGTACGTCGGTTCGTTGGCCAGCGCGAGAATCTCGCCGGTCCGCGGGTCCATCAGGATGGCCGTCCCGCCGGCGGCGTTCTGTTCGACGACGGCCGCGTGCAGTTCACGCTCCGCGATGTGCTGCAGCACGCTGTCGATGGTCAACTCGACCGTCGCGCCATCGATGGGCGCGCGCCTGACGCGCTTGGCGAACACGTTGTGATGGACGTCGGCCTCGATCAGAACCTCGCCGGCCTGGCCGCTGATCTTCGAGTTGTAGGCCGCTTCGATGCCGCCAAGGCCCTTGCCTTCCGCGCCGACATAGCCAATCACATGCGCGGCCAGTTCGCGGTTCGGGTAGACCCGCTGCGGTTCGGTGATCAGGCTGACGCCTGGCAGCTTGAGTGCGGCAACGCGGGCCGCATCATCGGGGGGAATCTGTCGGCGGAGGACAACGAACTGAAGATTCTGGCGAAGCCGCCTCGCGTACAGTTCCTTCTCCTTGGGCTGGCATCCGCCGATCGCCTGACAGATCAGCGCGATCGTGGCATCAGGATCCTCAACCTCCTTCGGCACGGCCCAGATCGACTCGGCGTCCACGCTGAGCGCGAGCATCTGGCCATTGCGATCGACGATGTCGCCGCGGCGGGCGGCCACTTCAAGCGTGCGCTTCTGCTGCTGGTCCGCCCGCATGACGTAATAGTCGTGCTGGTACACCTGGAGCCACACGAGTCGGGCTTCGATCGCGACCACCCACAGGGCGAAGAACGCCGCCACCACCAGGACCCGGCTGCGAATCGTCGACTGCCACGCTCGATTGGTCGGGTCGCTCATAGATGCTCCTCGCGAAGCCAGACTGTCCTCGTCCCGAACCAGGGTGGCGAGACTCGCTGCAAGACCGCACCAAAAACCGACGGTCGCTACCGGCGCGCCACCAGTCCCTTTGCGGGCGCCGGCGACGGCGTGACGCGCTCGATTACGACGACGTCCCCGTTGGCCGGAGCCGTGAGGTTCAACTGCGGCGCCAGCTGCTCAATCCGCTTCAAGGAACGCAGCGACTCGAGTTCGACCCGGAGGTGATAGTTCGCAGCCTCTTCCGCCGCGAGCGCCTTCTGCTGCTTCTCGAGCTCGATGCCGAACTGCCGGACCTCGGCCTGCTGCCACAAGGTCACCAGGACAACCACCAGGAGCACAACCGAAGCGAGCACGATGAGCCACATCTCGCGATGCCGCACCCGATCGACTTCGCGGACCGGATGGTTGAGGATGTCCTTCTGAACGGCGAATCCCACCGGAACTGCTGTTCTGGCGATTTCGATCATTCCCCTTCACCC
It encodes:
- a CDS encoding UDP-N-acetylmuramoyl-L-alanyl-D-glutamate--2,6-diaminopimelate ligase, which codes for MTLRELIGAIDARGLTVRSGVPSGAEQSAGREVAALEYDSRNVVPGAVFVGVGGEHVDGAAFAPQAVAKGAIAVVSERERPAEVSAPWVRVRDARLAMAVLASAFFQHPSRALLIVGITGTNGKTTTAYLVREVLQAAGLSCGLMGTVQYRVGPQAHEASRTTPEAVDLQRMLREMVDADCRACAMEVSSHALAQRRVDDTRFAAGVFTNLTRDHLDYHHDMDTYFAAKRRLFEMLPAGAPAVLNVDDPRAASLADRRQSVVTFAVDRDADVMPVLPPASLMGLTFDARTPAGTMHVHSRLAGRFNLYNLLAAAATGVGLGLPLSAVEAGLAAVTAVPGRFQIVSAPEDDVVVIVDYAHALKNLLEAVRPLARARMITVFGCGGDRDRTKRSLMGAVAARLSDLVVITSDNPRTEDPDAIIDEIERGIAPAAERARLASGAAADGRARTPTPWMRMTDRRAAITRAIADAGPGDVIVIAGKGHEKTQVIRDRELPFDDVVVGQDALRTRRKERV
- a CDS encoding penicillin-binding protein; this encodes MSDPTNRAWQSTIRSRVLVVAAFFALWVVAIEARLVWLQVYQHDYYVMRADQQQKRTLEVAARRGDIVDRNGQMLALSVDAESIWAVPKEVEDPDATIALICQAIGGCQPKEKELYARRLRQNLQFVVLRRQIPPDDAARVAALKLPGVSLITEPQRVYPNRELAAHVIGYVGAEGKGLGGIEAAYNSKISGQAGEVLIEADVHHNVFAKRVRRAPIDGATVELTIDSVLQHIAERELHAAVVEQNAAGGTAILMDPRTGEILALANEPTYNPNAYNASREEDRRNRSVQELYEPGSTFKVVTASAAIEEQAFRTDELIDVSAGAIHVGSREIKDVHASGVLSFTDVIVKSSNVGAIKIGLRLGSERFGRYIHRFGFGTRICPDLQGETSGMVSDPGHWSDSTLASVAMGYEVGVTPLQMAAAVSSIANGGVFVQPRVVRALRQGSSRTEVTPLELRRTIAKETYAELLAIMEQVVERGTGKAAAIPGYTIAGKTGTAAKIVNGRYSKTEYHASFVGFVPSRQPAFAAIVVIDSPHRGAIYGGSVAAPVFKRIAEAALRHLGVPRTINPVPPIVVTASAAEPVPTMMPTTNRVSTSGLDVVTGPPVVPDVRGLGARDAIHRLARLGLVSRLTGDGVVTEQDPAPGTLLEPDTICRLKLERVMVPPPSSSPQ
- a CDS encoding cell division protein FtsL, with product MIEIARTAVPVGFAVQKDILNHPVREVDRVRHREMWLIVLASVVLLVVVLVTLWQQAEVRQFGIELEKQQKALAAEEAANYHLRVELESLRSLKRIEQLAPQLNLTAPANGDVVVIERVTPSPAPAKGLVARR